The segment TATTGAACCCAAATAAATCATCTTCACTCACAGAagtcataaaataaatatataacctTTGAACAAAACAAGCGCCTGATCGTGTAGCTCATTTGGTTTGTGGGTTATGCTCGACCTCATGGGTTCGATCATGGCagagaatagagagagagagatagacagaggaagaggaagatgttGTGACTTACCAATGAGGTATTCCAAAATACCTCTCTTTTATATCTGGTGTCTTTTTTTATTAgacattatcttcttctttttttcattcatcACATTTTATTGGATCTTATAGACATCAATCttttagatttagtttttttttctataagatTCATTTCAACATTTGGATAAGTTGAAACTGGAACCATTTACCTAAAAGTAAATTATAAAGTTCCAccttaatatattttacatatagaAAGGTCCACATAGAGTGAACTTTTATTAGTTctacatattctttttttttttaattctacaTATTCTTGATATCtgagtataaatattttctaaataactaaatcattcaatattttattttcatttgtttataaTTCCAAAtcattatgtttttgtttgtatgaAAAGCAAATAGAAGATATTTGTTACTGGAAAgacattattaaatattaagatGTTATCAtaattagacatatgattttgAACATAATAATTAATCAGTTCAGTTATTCATTTTACTATATTAAGATGTATATATTGTGCCAAATTGAACCATATTTAGTTCTGTTCTAGttaaattaaaatcaattttttttgttaattgtatttatttcGGTTCTACATCCTTATTTTACTTTACttgtagatatataaaagaGCAAATTAGCTCAATATCCTAAAATAAGTGGGATACCATAGAATGAAGGGAAAATGGTAAAGATAGGGGGAGAAAAATTGGgggatatataaaattatatgacaCCTGATATATGATTtctgaaaaaatagaaaacaaaagatGCGTTGATAGATTGAAATTGAATTAGCAAAAAGCAATTAATCTTTTGAAAACACATGcatgtatataaaaaattacaaattaagtaaattataataatgagttagtattatttataacatttaatttatttagaatttatatacAATTAAATAGAAGCTTTGTTTGCTATTTGAATTAGATATGTGATTTAtggtataaatttataaattggtttgaCAATTCATGTAGGATAAGCTAAAAACTACTAGTAAAAAGACCTTAGTTATATGGCTTTTTCATAACCATTAACTATACATATGAAATGAAAGCTTTTTTATAGGTCAATACTTTTAATGAGCTTCATGTTGGCAAGCCTCTCGAGAAACACATTGAAAACATCTTCACGACTAAGCATACTGACTCTAACACGCTTCTTGTCAGAACCACAACGCTCTCCTGCTCTGCTCATAACCTTATGTCTCCTCAATTCGTTAACCAGATCCGTCTCTTCTTTCGTCCCCAGCCACGCAAACGCTACAACCAAAATTCAAAACACCGAACGTTGCGTCTTAGTCAAATTACAAAACAAGCATCAGTTACAACGACACAAAAACACTTGTCGTCTAGtgaataattttcttttaattaccaGGATAAGATCCGAGTGTTTTGCCAAAAAAGTTGCAATAAGCTTCAGGGTACTTAGGAAGACAGAAGACATTGCTTTCCTTCACCACTCCACGAAGCTTTTCCCAACGGTTCTTCATCATCTCATGACCATACTTGAAGAAGTTCTCGGTTTCGCTCTTACATGTCTCCTTAAGAACGTTGAGAATCTTAGCGGTTCGAATCTGTGACTCCTTAGACACACCAATGGAGTTCACAATTATGTACTCAACCATCTTCTTTGCCACCTCCTTGTCCTTCACTAATGCCCACCTTCACCAGccaaacaaatttaaaaagCCCATTCGTTAGGTTTAATGATATATTGTTCTAATTAAGTTTAAAGGGTTTAATGATCAGGATCCTAAATCTAATGGTCATATTACTCAGGTTCAAATTCAGTAAACATGCATGTGCAACCCAAATCTAGTTTTATGCACATCATAAATGAAAGAAACTAATGCATAACCCACAATATCTTACCCGATGCGGGACCCAGCATGACCGGTGATCTTGGAGAAAGTGAAGAGCATGATATCATGGTCTTGACGGCGAGTGATGGGAGTGTAGTGTGGCCAGTAATATGCAAAGTCATTGATCACTTTGCCTTCGTCCTCGTCTGGACGGTTCACCACCGTCTCTCTGATGGTGCCGTCTGGGTTATTTGGTGATGTCACCAGCTCTATGTAAGGACCTTTCTTGTCGAAATCCCACGCGTCTCCTTCCCACTTGTACATACCCGACCGGACATACGTTGTCTCCTCCACATACGTCTGttcaatattaaaattttatattatatcctcaaaaataaaattattaagaagAGAAGAATGGTTTTTGGTAAAAGCGAGAAAAAGAAGTGGGGACATGAGCATGTTACTGATGTCTTCGCACATGAATCCACAGCACATGTGGTATGAAGAAGGAAAAGtgttttttaaatgtataagaATGAAAAGGATTGGTGGATGTGTAGTGTTCGAGATACATGTCTGTCGCTGTGTCTTTTAGATCTCCAATCTTCTATTTATAAATGAGACCCCCCCCTCTAAATCTTCACATCAAATaatctttaattttaaaacgACTTACATTAGATTGGAAATTATAATGAAAACCATAGAATAAGACGTAGCTAATGAATTATTTCTAAACGTTTATTTTATTAGACAAAAGGAGAAACTAGTTCTTTGATATATGACATCCTAAATATCTagatgatttatatatttttgtaatgtttagatttattttatttatctagaTGATTTTAAGAAACTGCTCTCTGCTCTCTGATGGCGAGCCACGTTCAAATATCTACAATTATTTCTCAACTGAAAGTTTAAATTAACAAAAGGAAAGCATTCAAGATTATATCTTGAATTGATCCAGAATCTCACCTCTATCAGTCTATCACAGATTAGGAGTTGTAGTTTGACAAGCTAAATAATCGGCTTAatagtctaatatatttttgttagttGCTTAAATGTTAGTTGCTTGAATAACAACTAATAAAAAGgaagatttaaaataattaaaaacaaaagatatacgaggaggaggaggagaagaagagtttgGTTTATTAGTGGTGGGGACTTACGGAATAATAAGGTGCGGCGGCGACGACACTAACAGGTTGGGTCCCAGCGAGTGAAGATAGTGCATGGACGGCCGCTTGACAAAGCTGCGTCGAACCAGTCCCAACCACGATGTACCTATCCTCCGTCGCTGCGTTTCCGACCGCATCATGCAACTCCTTGATGGCTTCCGCAAGCTCCGGCTCAAGGAACCAACACATGCTGTTCACGTCGCTGAAGTAACTCATCAGATCACAACCACGTATCGTCACCGTACACCTGTCACCAATCTTCCTCCAGTATTCTTCATACGCCGTTGGATCTCCActgcaataatttttttataaaagattttcaTTCGATTTTTTAGCCGATGAATTTGCAATGCGGTTagtgaaattaaattaaaagaaaaagcgTACTGATCCAGATTGATGACGGAATCTGACAAGAAGATGTTATTTATGTTCTCCAgtttcaccatcttcttcttcttcttcttcttctcggttTTGCTTATATTTTGCTTGGTTTGTACTTTGTAACAGTGTTTAATGATTAGAGAATAGTGCAGATGAGAGTGTATTTATAGAAGGAACgcgatttattattttattactagctttctttttttgaagaaaaattgGAAAGGGTGGCGTGTTCAGCTTTAAACGGgaaaatttttataaatcctaGGAGTCAATAATATAAGGGGTGGTAACATCGAATAGTACCGAAATTTTATGTAtctgacattttttttttgtattttacggatattcaattttatgatttttttattttagaaaatatctagaaaatttACAGATATTACGATTATTTACagatatttacggatattttatCCACTTTGTTCAATGCAAATAAATTTAGacaaaaaactataaaaatttgTCTTCAAATAGAAgctttaatatataatataaaataaatatttctgaaactatatgtttcataaatttttaaaaattaactaaatattcttgtcaaacattaaattttacaagagttatagtttttataaatattttatattcattacttaatttaatatttctataagtaattttataaataaaactaataagtTATATGTTAAACTAATAgttaataaattatacatttaaactatacatatatttatataaaagtcaGAGCAGATCAGATATATaactttcaaatttttaatatttgcgATTTATTCCGTTTTTAaaggatattaatttttaatatttttttttactttgaagacttattaatattcaaatttttcAGATTGAATTGAAAGAATAACGaatcaaatgaaaattaataaataaaaaagtttcacCCTTTAGAATATGACTTTTaatggaaaaacaaaaaaatagaagtaGCTGTCAATATacagaaatataatattaatcttttgaaagttttaatttttcaaaaacatgtcccgtaaacaaattttaaatttcttaaaatattttttcaagaaATCTgcaacattatttaaaaattttgattttatgcTTTTGACATTTGCAGTAATATCATTGGAAACTTTAAAtatcagatatatatatatatagtcaataACATTAGGAGCCAATAACattataaatatcttttaaataaaaattataaattaaataattaatggaccatatgttttataaatttttaaaattaataattttcttataatttttaaagaaaaattatagttttttataaatattttatattctttttaaatttaatatttttataagtaacctttaaaataatatttaataaattatatattaaataataattatataatattatacatttgaaactctatatttaattgtagatatatatttatttgtataaaactcGGAGCGGATCTTTTATCCATCttaaattttttagtatttataatttgtttcgTCTATAACggatattgattttattatttggtttgCTTCGGAGATTTACAAATATCTCGATTTTTTCGGagtgaatcaaaaaaattaaaattaacggataaaatgttcAGATACGAGAAAAGGCTAAACATGTGGCAAGGCTAAACTGTTACTAGTAAtaacttttcattttattttaaaaattaaatattataaaaattgaaatcaaaaCGCATGTGGTCAAAAGTTCAACGGAAGTAAGTGGAATACATTTGAATTTTTAGTATATGCTACAAGATGTGATTTGAGTCTTGATTTGTTATGTTacattttatatgttatttctatttataaatttaaaaaatcatttaatattattattattatttttaaatatataaatatattagtattgtACACATGTATTATTTAGTTGGTAAAACTAATTAAGCtaaaattcattattataaataatatatataaaaatgataaatatcaAATGTGTTGTATAAActtcatttataatttttacatgttttatattaataaaatatatattatatgtagcAGATactttactattttaaaaattttgaactaTAGTTTATTccacatatttttaatatgtaaaatataaatatattatatatattccaCGGTTACATTGTTCAATACATATTAACATTCATATTATGTTttgaattgtttattttaaactaatttttattatttcacattattagttttttaaaataaactgcAGTATTTACTGCAATATTTGAATTTATTGTTCCGCACCGCACAATCCGTTGTTATCATTAGAGTTTAAAATATACTATGGTGCCAAAACACTATATCGACCTTGTCTTGTCAAATGCGTTTTATCGACTAGACTATGATAAACCTACCATTTTAAAGTTGTCGCGGATAAAAGAGTTCTAGAAGTCTGCGTGCTACACTAAAATTTACCAAATTAATTTCGATCATGAGTCTAAGGTATGTCTTTTTGCAGGATCGTGTTAGCACGTGGAAAGGTTCGATATGATTATGTGCCTTCCATATTAGCTttgactttaaaattttaaattgtccaCTCTCGGATTTTGCAGTTTCACCTTCCTTTTAATCCTCCTTAAATGTTTCATAATATTCTAATTTTGTAAGTAATATACTCTCTGCAAGTGTTGCCAAATGGCGGGCTTACGTAGTTAAAACGTTGAGGAATAGGACAAGAACATGATTAGTCGGTTTGCATGCTTCGTGCTCCCACTTCACTCGCCGTTGTTCTTGTTTCTTGTCGTCGTTAATTAAACAAACAGATTCAAATCATATTCCCACGTTCTTTCATATGGATTAGTCCCgagtttttctaattttttcttaagATAAGTCCCGAGTTCCGACCATCGCTTATGTAAAGAACTTAGTCGATAGCTCGACAATCTAATACAATAAAGTTGGCTTTTTTATCTCCTTTGGGGAAAAAAAGACACCTGTCTCTACTTTCATAAAACACAGCGTTTTGCTTTACGAGTGAATTTGATTTATTACTGGGTTTTTATTACTCTATGGGCTT is part of the Raphanus sativus cultivar WK10039 chromosome 5, ASM80110v3, whole genome shotgun sequence genome and harbors:
- the LOC108837372 gene encoding L-tryptophan--pyruvate aminotransferase 1, which gives rise to MVKLENINNIFLSDSVINLDHGDPTAYEEYWRKIGDRCTVTIRGCDLMSYFSDVNSMCWFLEPELAEAIKELHDAVGNAATEDRYIVVGTGSTQLCQAAVHALSSLAGTQPVSVVAAAPYYSTYVEETTYVRSGMYKWEGDAWDFDKKGPYIELVTSPNNPDGTIRETVVNRPDEDEGKVINDFAYYWPHYTPITRRQDHDIMLFTFSKITGHAGSRIGWALVKDKEVAKKMVEYIIVNSIGVSKESQIRTAKILNVLKETCKSETENFFKYGHEMMKNRWEKLRGVVKESNVFCLPKYPEAYCNFFGKTLGSYPAFAWLGTKEETDLVNELRRHKVMSRAGERCGSDKKRVRVSMLSREDVFNVFLERLANMKLIKSIDL